The genomic segment CATCATTAGCTCAGAACAATTCTAAAAGCAGGTTGCTTTAAGAGGAAAAACAGTTTTCCTTCCCATACAAACCTATTGTCTGTCCCAGGAACCTGAACAATAATTTTAATAAGTTCCAAATAGTTAGATTTTAGGCCTAAATATGTTTGCTTAGATTTTAGGCCTCAATATGTTTGCTACAACTTGAAAAATGTAATGCCCTGACTTCATTTCCATTGCTTCATAGCTGTCCATGTAATAGTTCATGTAACAGTCAAGTACAGTAGTTTAAGAACTCGATTGCAAGAACTGATTCACAGAATCACCTTGCTTTTCCACTTGAAACGATGTGGATTTCTGAAAACGTTCTGCAATATTAATGCTTTTTAACGTCCATCAGTGTAATGTCTGCATATGGGAATCCTGGCTTCTACACACACATATCTGAAGATCAAGACCAACTTTTGATAATTACATACAAACCATTTTTTGCTCTAACACACCTTTGGTCATACCTGTTTAGCATTTTTAACCATACAATAGCAGCCTTTCACCCCTGCCCCTCATTCAAACACACAAACAGGACTACTTGTAAGTAGGAAGCATAATCTCAGCCTCATGGCAAACCTTGTGGAAAAGAGCTGCACTGGAAGAAATACTTACTCCAAATACGAACAGCAGTTCTCTACATAGGATCAGCCATTTGATTATTTATGCTACACTTCAATGTAATACGAGTGCTGTTCTACTGGGAATGGCGTTCCTCAGATAAATTAGTTTCCTTCAGCCTGATTGGGATGCGGATAATTCCACGGCACTTTTGAGAAGCAATACagtataatcacagaatcccaattAACAAGCCATTCCCGCTACATTTGATGTTTAAGGCGGTATACAAGAGGTATTGCTGAGTACAGTCTATAGCTGATACATTAACCTATGGAAATTGTGCTACCTATACCTCATCCTAGGCTCTGTAAAATACTAAAGGTCATGAACTATGcatgtcacttaaaaaaaagtgttctttgaATGTCTAAGAATTCAAAAAACTTTATGTTGTTAATGTTCTTATGGtgggtatttttgtttctttcttcaagTTAGTTAACTGACGTGGCCCTTGTTAGTGATCAAGGAGAGATATAGGAGAACTAagggggggagggaaaggaaaagcgTGGAGTTGTTTCATATTGCAGCTTTTAAATCAGATTCTTTTCACAGTGTCAGAAAGCAGTATTTCTCCACTCCAGCTTTGCTCACAAACCAACAACTGTTGTGGCTTATGTGATGCAAAATTTATGGAAGATGGATGATAATTTTTAGGTTTGAAGTGTTTAGCTTGTCTCACTACATACACTGGTACGTGCCCTTTAAAAATCCTATGTATGACAGCATAAGAAACAGGTCATACTTGCACTCCAGGCACTGACCTCTCACATTCCAGAACTGAAATTTATTCTCATTTTGAACAGTTCTATGCACGATCAGCTAACCCTGCCAAATCATTTAGGGTTTTATCTTTTTATAATGCATGTCGAGGTTAAAAACCCTGAGAGCTTTTAAGATAGCATTGACTGGCAGCAGAAGTTTCTTGAAATAGTTTAGAAAGGGCAAAAAGGCGacaaaaaatacttcatttcaaCTGTAGGGGTCTAGGGCTAAggtcagagaaaaataattttaagaggtAAGTTTAAATTTAACTACATGGAGTGCTTTCAGTTATCCAGtgcttaaaacaaaaaagggttaTTTCACAGACTTGTCCGCTTTGCTCTTTCCTCCATCTGCCCAGGCAGAGGCCTCTAACTGTACAGCAGATGGTTTTACTTGCAGCGCAGAGCAAGAGCCTTTCAAAACGTGTTAGTCTTGAGTCTCCTAATCAGAGAGAAATGAAACAATTAACCCCGTAATCCACAGTAGAGACACAGACAGAAACCTGAAGGAAGATTGCTGTTCACACAAAATATCAAGTAAGACTAAGAATGATGGCTGAAGACCTGCCAGGTTTTGCAATCCAACCTGCCATCCATCCATAGCCTTTCAGGGCATACCACTAGTGTAGGTAAGAGCCCAAACCAACTGTTTGCTCCCCTCAGTCACCATCCCTTCAAAGGGCTGGCTCTAATTGCTTAATTGACGCAGGTACTATCATTTCTTAAACTGAGCACAGCCTGAGGCAGCTTCCCTGCATCCAGCACCTGGCTTGCATCAGCTTGCTGACAGACCTTAGTGTCTGTAGCAGCGCTACATGTGAACGAATCGAAGTCCACTGTTATGTCTTGAACGTTTCTTTCATTGGCATTGTCAAAGCTGTTTTTACCGTGTAGCTGTTTAAGATGTTTCCTCAGAACGGGTTTATGCGCAAAGACCATGTCACAGTAGTTACACTTATGGGGTTTGTCCCCGCTGTGCAGGTTGAGATGGTCCTGTAAGGAACATTTCTGAGAGAACGTTTTCCCACAGATCTTACATTGGAACGGTTTGATGCCTGCGTGCACTCTCATGTGCCGGTGGAGATTGCCTTTCTGAGTGAATGTCTTGCCACAGAGCAGACACATAAACAGTTTATGCATCTTTAAGTGATTAGCGTAGTTTTCCAGATGCCGAAATACTCTTGTGCACTTTGGACACTGATGATGCCACTGGAGACCTTTGTCTATACCGCGGTTGTTAGGCCCAAACATATCTTTAGAGGCCAGAATGATGTTATCACTGCCAGCATAGGAAAGGGCGTAATTGTGGAGGTGGTTTTGCTCTATTTCACTTGCTCTGTTTTCAACAGTGGAGTTGATAAGAAAGTGTTGAGGCTCTGAGGAATGCAGTGCAGTTTGTTCAGGAGAAATAAACTGGTTTTGATCCTTCTTATTCCTGACTTCTGTTACCTCCCCGATGGACTCCACCTTGATGATCTGAATATCGCTGTCCTCCATGTCCATGCTGTCTTCTGAAGGCTGGATACAAGGTGAATCTTGCTGCAGAGAGTCGTCATCTCCTTGATGTTCCTTCAGCTCA from the Patagioenas fasciata isolate bPatFas1 chromosome 20, bPatFas1.hap1, whole genome shotgun sequence genome contains:
- the ZBTB26 gene encoding zinc finger and BTB domain-containing protein 26 isoform X1, with the translated sequence MRFRVAVLGCGGGCRSRRAGGARAAAPERGPERAAAPALPAACAAGRVRRAARPGRGRGGSRGRPGGAAGGRARPGAGAARPQARAAAHGGSPPLSRSVAGSRGGSGRGCQRGDAARRYRCAKMSERSDILHFKFDNYGDSMLQKMNKLREENKFCDVVVHIDDIEVHGHKIVFAAGSPFLRDQFLLNDSRDVKISILQSSEVGRQLLLSCYSGVLEFPEMELVNYLTAASFLQMSHIVERCTQALWKFIKPKQPLEGKECEQQSDSSELKEHQGDDDSLQQDSPCIQPSEDSMDMEDSDIQIIKVESIGEVTEVRNKKDQNQFISPEQTALHSSEPQHFLINSTVENRASEIEQNHLHNYALSYAGSDNIILASKDMFGPNNRGIDKGLQWHHQCPKCTRVFRHLENYANHLKMHKLFMCLLCGKTFTQKGNLHRHMRVHAGIKPFQCKICGKTFSQKCSLQDHLNLHSGDKPHKCNYCDMVFAHKPVLRKHLKQLHGKNSFDNANERNVQDITVDFDSFTCSAATDTKVCQQADASQVLDAGKLPQAVLSLRNDSTCVN
- the ZBTB26 gene encoding zinc finger and BTB domain-containing protein 26 isoform X2 — its product is MSERSDILHFKFDNYGDSMLQKMNKLREENKFCDVVVHIDDIEVHGHKIVFAAGSPFLRDQFLLNDSRDVKISILQSSEVGRQLLLSCYSGVLEFPEMELVNYLTAASFLQMSHIVERCTQALWKFIKPKQPLEGKECEQQSDSSELKEHQGDDDSLQQDSPCIQPSEDSMDMEDSDIQIIKVESIGEVTEVRNKKDQNQFISPEQTALHSSEPQHFLINSTVENRASEIEQNHLHNYALSYAGSDNIILASKDMFGPNNRGIDKGLQWHHQCPKCTRVFRHLENYANHLKMHKLFMCLLCGKTFTQKGNLHRHMRVHAGIKPFQCKICGKTFSQKCSLQDHLNLHSGDKPHKCNYCDMVFAHKPVLRKHLKQLHGKNSFDNANERNVQDITVDFDSFTCSAATDTKVCQQADASQVLDAGKLPQAVLSLRNDSTCVN